The window GCGGGGGAGGCGAACCGGAACAGGGCATAGGCGGTGAGCCCGATCACCAGCACCCATAACAGCGCATTGCCGCCCGGGATCGAATCGACGGTTTCGAATATTCCGGCAGTGCCCTGACTGATCTGGCCTAGCGCACCCAGCGCGATAAGCCCCAGCGTGATGTAAAGGATCGCACGGCTGAAATAGCCCACCCGAACCAGCGTTTCGATCTTCCCTGCCTGTCCCGTCACTGCACCGCTCCCATGAATTTGTGGGACGCAAGAGCGTTCAGACAGGCAACTTGTTCCCTTGGTGCCGCAAAGAACCGGCAGATGCCGCGCCAGACGCGAGCTTAACGGCGCAGTGCTGGTTTTACATCGTCCAGTTTGCCATCGGCATCGGCATCGACAGGCAGGCCCAGCACTGCGCGAAGCAGTGCCGCGACGGCGACGTTATCGAACACGGGCAAGGTTGCGCCGCGGGAGAATGCCGGGCCGCTCGCGACGAACAAGGAGAGCATTTCGGGATCGGCATTGTCATATCCGTGCGCGCCGCCCTTGACGGGATAGGCAGACGGTCCGGCAAGGATTGTCCAGCCATTTTCCGCGATGCAGATGATTGCCGCGACCCGCGGGTTGCGTCCGTAATGCAGCCGCTCGGGCAAATCTTCCTTGCGCGTGCAGGTCATGTGTTCGTGCGGCACCAGCAGCGCGGCAGCGACGCGGTCGTCGGTGCCGGTGACAGGCTCGATCGCCGCATAAGGGCCGGTTTCGACCGCGATATAGCTCGCCCGGTCTATCAGTGTGTCGAGCTGGATCACACGGCTTTCATCGGTCGCGCGCATCCCGTGGTCGGCCACGATCACCAGATTGAGCGGCACGCGCATCGCTGCCGCGCCGTCGACCAGTTCGCCGATCCGCGCGTCCACCTCGGCCAGCGCGGCGTTGACTTCGGCGCTGTCGGGACCGAACCGGTGACCCGCCGTGTCGACCGTGTCGAAATAGATCGTCGCGAATTGCGGACGGATCGCCGCCGGGCGCCGCAGCCAGTCGAGCAGCGTGTTGACCCGCTGCACATTGCCGATGTTCTGATCGAAGCGCATCCAGTCGCGCGGACGCAGGTTGCCATAAGCCAGCTCGCTGCCCGGCCAGAACATCGTTGCCGTGCGAAGACCGGCACGTTCGGCCGCGATCCACACCGGCTCGGCCTCGCTCCACCAGAACGGGTCGAGCGCCTGCGTTGCATTGCCAAGGCTGAACATCACGCCCGGCCGGCGCGGGTCGATCATCGAATTCCCGACGATCCCGTTGCGATCGGGCCGCTTGCCGGTGACGATGGCAAAATGATTGGGGAAGGTCTTGGTCGGAAAGCTCGGCCGCATCGGCCCGCTGGCGCCAGTCTTCGCAAGCCGGGCGATGCGCGGGGTAAGGCCGCGATCGATGTAATCGGCGCGAAACCCGTCGATCCCGACCAGAACCGTAACCGGCTGCGCTGCGGTTCTGGCCGACACGGCGGCCGGCACAAGCAGCAATGCTGCCACCATCATAAGGATACGCATGAGCTGGCCTTTACCGGATTGCCGCTGCCATGAAAGCGATCAGACGTTGAACTTGAACATCAGGATGTCGCCGTCTTGGACGACGTATTCCTTGCCTTCCTGCCGCAGCTTGCCTGCTTCCTTCCCGCCCGCTTCGCCGCCGAGGGCGACGTAATCGTCGAAGGCGATGGTTTCGGCCCGGATGAAGCCGCGTTCGAAATCGGAATGGATCTCGCCCGCTGCCTGCGGCGCCTTTGCGCCATCGGGGAAGGTCCATGCGCGGGCTTCCTTGGGGCCGCAGGTGAAGAAGGTCTTGAGGCCCAGCAGCTTGTATCCGGCGCGGATGACGCGCGCGAGACCGCTTTCGGTGAGGCCCAGCGCTTCGAGAAATTCGCCGCGGTCCTCGACCGGCATCGTCACCAAATCGGCTTCGATCGCAGCGGAGACAACCACAGCTTGCGCGCCTTCTGCCGCGGCCTTGGCAAAGACTCTGGCAGAAAGTTCGTTGCCCTCGGCGGCGTCCTCTTCGGCGACGTTACAGACGTAGAGCACGGGCTTCGCGGTAAGCAGCTGCGCCTGACGGAACAGACGCGCTTCTTCCTCGTCATTGGGAACGGTGAGGCGGGCAGGCTTGCCCTCGCGCAACAGATCAAGCGCCTGACCAAGCACGCTGGCCATCGCCTTGGCCTCCTTGTCCCCGGCCGCCCCGCGCTTGGCCGCAGCCGGCACGCGCTTTTCGAGGCTTTCGAGGTCGGACAGCATCAGTTCGGTCTCGACCACTTCGGCATCGGCAATCGGATCGACCTTGTTCGCGACATGCTGGATATCGCCGTCTTCGAAGCAGCGCAGCACGTGGACGATGGCGTCGACTTCGCGGATATTGCCGAGGAACTGGTTGCCGAGGCCTTCGCCCTTGCTCGCGCCCTTCACGAGACCCGCAATGTCGACAAAGCCGAGCTGCGTCTCGATGATCTTGGCGCTCTTGGCGATAGCGGCAATCTGCTGGAGCCGGTCATCGGGCACGGCAACCTGCCCCACATTCGGTTCGATCGTGCAGAAGGGATAGTTGGCCGCTTGCGCAGCCTGCGTCTCGGTGAGCGCATTGAACAAGGTGGATTTGCCCACATTGGGCAGGCCGACGATCCCGCAACGGAAACCCATGATGATTGTGCCTTGGCTATCTGGAAAGCGCAGGCCCTTAGCGCCGGATCGCCGCGATGACCAGTGGGGTGAGGCCGTCGTCAGCCAAGGCCGTTGTCGCGGCGCCAAGCGGCAAGCCGGGCAGGGCTGGTCAGACGCACCAGCGTGCCGCTGAACTGTGACAAGGCCGCCTCGGTGCGCAGGCGTGGGCCGGAATTCCAGTTCATCACATACCAGAAGAAGCCTACATCGAAGCGTTCGGGGCAATCGTCGGGCATGTCAGGGCGCGAGGTGCCGCGCAGGGTGACAATCCGCCGCACCAGTCGCCACAGGCAAAGGGTAACGGGAAAATCGAGATAGATCACGGTGTCTGCCCGCGCGAGCCGAGGGCCGAGCGTGCTACCGTAATTGCCTTCGATCAGCCAGCG is drawn from Erythrobacter neustonensis and contains these coding sequences:
- a CDS encoding AAA family ATPase, with product MRRVLIIGPCGAGKSTLARELAPSLGLPLVHMDRLGWQPGWFETDKAQLSARLDEIVAQDRWLIEGNYGSTLGPRLARADTVIYLDFPVTLCLWRLVRRIVTLRGTSRPDMPDDCPERFDVGFFWYVMNWNSGPRLRTEAALSQFSGTLVRLTSPARLAAWRRDNGLG
- the ychF gene encoding redox-regulated ATPase YchF, which encodes MGFRCGIVGLPNVGKSTLFNALTETQAAQAANYPFCTIEPNVGQVAVPDDRLQQIAAIAKSAKIIETQLGFVDIAGLVKGASKGEGLGNQFLGNIREVDAIVHVLRCFEDGDIQHVANKVDPIADAEVVETELMLSDLESLEKRVPAAAKRGAAGDKEAKAMASVLGQALDLLREGKPARLTVPNDEEEARLFRQAQLLTAKPVLYVCNVAEEDAAEGNELSARVFAKAAAEGAQAVVVSAAIEADLVTMPVEDRGEFLEALGLTESGLARVIRAGYKLLGLKTFFTCGPKEARAWTFPDGAKAPQAAGEIHSDFERGFIRAETIAFDDYVALGGEAGGKEAGKLRQEGKEYVVQDGDILMFKFNV
- a CDS encoding nucleotide pyrophosphatase/phosphodiesterase family protein encodes the protein MRILMMVAALLLVPAAVSARTAAQPVTVLVGIDGFRADYIDRGLTPRIARLAKTGASGPMRPSFPTKTFPNHFAIVTGKRPDRNGIVGNSMIDPRRPGVMFSLGNATQALDPFWWSEAEPVWIAAERAGLRTATMFWPGSELAYGNLRPRDWMRFDQNIGNVQRVNTLLDWLRRPAAIRPQFATIYFDTVDTAGHRFGPDSAEVNAALAEVDARIGELVDGAAAMRVPLNLVIVADHGMRATDESRVIQLDTLIDRASYIAVETGPYAAIEPVTGTDDRVAAALLVPHEHMTCTRKEDLPERLHYGRNPRVAAIICIAENGWTILAGPSAYPVKGGAHGYDNADPEMLSLFVASGPAFSRGATLPVFDNVAVAALLRAVLGLPVDADADGKLDDVKPALRR